A genomic segment from Truepera sp. encodes:
- the purM gene encoding phosphoribosylformylglycinamidine cyclo-ligase, which yields MTASGKGYKDAGVDLRAAEETLTRIGEVVAGTYTPNVLKGMGAFGGLFAMPEGYSRPVLVASTDGVGTKTVVAAAMGRYRQIGRDLVNHCVNDILVQGAEPLFFLDYVASSKLEPAVVSEVVTGVAEACREAGMALLGGETAEMPGVYVPGQLDVAGTIVGIVERSAVVDGSAVRPGDALLGLASGGLQTNGFSLARHLVGDALHEPLPGAELGRSVGEALMAEHLSFLPVVRPLLATGLVKSMAHITGGGLPGNLPRALPAGLGAVLQRGSWPEPTIFGHLVRLGSLADAEAFEALNMGIGFVLVVRAEDVEEVRAVAGPLDGAVPTFYEVGTVVEGAGVRVVDVPA from the coding sequence ATGACGGCTAGTGGCAAGGGCTACAAGGACGCCGGCGTCGACCTGCGCGCCGCGGAGGAAACGCTCACGCGCATCGGCGAGGTGGTGGCCGGCACCTACACGCCCAACGTGCTCAAGGGCATGGGCGCGTTCGGGGGCCTCTTCGCCATGCCGGAAGGCTACTCCCGGCCCGTGCTAGTGGCGTCCACCGACGGCGTAGGCACGAAGACCGTCGTAGCCGCCGCCATGGGGCGTTACCGCCAGATCGGCCGCGACCTCGTGAACCACTGCGTGAACGACATCCTCGTGCAGGGCGCCGAGCCCCTCTTCTTCCTCGACTACGTTGCCTCCTCCAAGCTGGAGCCTGCCGTGGTCAGCGAGGTGGTCACGGGCGTGGCCGAAGCGTGCCGCGAGGCGGGGATGGCGCTCCTGGGCGGCGAGACGGCGGAGATGCCCGGGGTCTACGTGCCGGGCCAGTTGGACGTGGCCGGCACGATAGTGGGCATCGTCGAGCGCTCGGCCGTGGTGGATGGAAGCGCGGTGAGGCCGGGCGATGCCCTACTCGGCCTCGCTTCGGGCGGGCTGCAGACCAACGGCTTCAGCCTGGCACGCCACCTGGTGGGCGACGCCTTGCATGAACCCCTGCCTGGCGCCGAGCTGGGCCGCAGCGTGGGCGAGGCGCTGATGGCGGAGCACCTCAGCTTCTTGCCTGTCGTCCGTCCGCTCCTGGCCACCGGACTGGTGAAGTCCATGGCTCACATCACGGGCGGCGGGCTACCCGGCAACCTGCCGCGAGCGCTGCCGGCCGGCTTGGGCGCGGTGTTGCAGCGCGGCAGCTGGCCCGAACCCACCATCTTCGGCCACCTGGTGCGTCTCGGGAGCCTAGCGGACGCCGAGGCCTTCGAGGCCCTCAACATGGGCATCGGTTTCGTGCTGGTCGTGAGGGCGGAGGACGTCGAGGAGGTCCGTGCCGTAGCAGGCCCGTTGGACGGCGCCGTACCGACCTTCTACGAGGTCGGCACCGTGGTCGAGGGCGCGGGCGTTCGCGTGGTGGACGTTCCCGCCTAG
- a CDS encoding HAMP domain-containing sensor histidine kinase, which produces MRLRLQLTLVFGAFIAVILSAVAVSVYVLTERSLSVGITDQADRALAELTSGTSTIAQGVEKLPSDAHYQILLVGPAGRVPDSPSDFRGSVTWASNSGIVSSLPDSAVQSLLDTGQMTETVNVKGERLRVLGRLSTVNFTTGVPSVQAAFLVGIPASLMSQTLEQLARDLIATVLIAFIVFALGVWLLSERVLTPLKRVTAAAGLVSVSDLSKRVPVPNNRDEIRDLGVTINHMLDRLQESFETQRRFTADASHELRTPVTAIGGHVSYLLRRTNPTSDQLDSLEVIQRESERMAKLVNDLLELARADAGFTVHLEPMNVVEVVEAVKQEVAPVAGAASIEVRSTTPLAEVMGDFTRLKQVLLNLVQNALNAGANKITIAVRPERTQVHIEVLDDGSGIPADALPHLFDRFYRVDGARSVRGNGSGLGLAIVNWIVQQHGGSVEVESRIGEGSVFTVTLPALDVRATSDLTANVRATLVDSVMTRVRNQPQ; this is translated from the coding sequence TTGAGACTTCGGCTACAACTGACGCTCGTCTTCGGTGCCTTCATCGCCGTCATCTTGTCGGCGGTAGCGGTATCGGTGTACGTGCTCACCGAACGGTCGCTTAGCGTAGGCATCACCGATCAGGCGGATCGAGCGTTGGCGGAGCTGACGTCGGGCACCTCGACGATCGCTCAGGGCGTGGAGAAGTTGCCCAGCGACGCGCATTATCAAATCCTGCTCGTCGGGCCGGCAGGGCGCGTTCCCGACTCCCCATCCGACTTCCGTGGCAGCGTCACGTGGGCCTCCAACAGCGGCATCGTGTCGTCGCTTCCCGATTCGGCCGTGCAGTCGCTGCTCGACACCGGGCAGATGACCGAGACGGTCAACGTGAAGGGGGAGAGGCTCAGGGTCCTCGGCAGGCTGTCGACCGTCAACTTCACGACCGGGGTCCCCAGCGTGCAGGCGGCGTTCCTCGTGGGCATCCCCGCGTCGCTCATGTCGCAGACCTTGGAGCAACTGGCCCGGGACCTCATCGCAACGGTGTTGATCGCCTTCATAGTCTTCGCGCTCGGGGTCTGGCTATTGTCGGAGAGGGTCCTCACCCCCCTCAAGCGCGTCACTGCCGCCGCCGGCCTCGTCTCGGTATCCGACCTTTCGAAGCGCGTGCCGGTGCCCAACAACCGCGACGAGATCCGCGACCTGGGGGTGACCATCAACCACATGCTCGACCGCTTGCAGGAGTCGTTCGAGACCCAGAGGCGCTTCACCGCAGACGCCAGCCACGAACTGCGCACACCCGTGACGGCCATCGGTGGGCACGTGAGCTACCTCCTCAGGCGCACTAACCCCACCTCCGACCAGCTAGATTCGCTGGAGGTCATCCAGCGCGAGAGCGAGCGCATGGCCAAGCTCGTCAACGACCTGCTTGAGCTTGCGCGCGCCGATGCTGGGTTCACGGTGCACCTCGAGCCCATGAACGTGGTCGAGGTGGTGGAGGCCGTCAAGCAGGAGGTCGCGCCGGTGGCGGGTGCGGCTAGCATCGAGGTCAGGTCGACCACCCCGCTGGCGGAGGTCATGGGCGACTTCACGCGCCTCAAGCAGGTGCTGCTCAACCTCGTACAGAACGCCTTGAACGCCGGCGCCAACAAGATCACCATCGCCGTCAGGCCCGAACGCACCCAAGTTCACATCGAGGTGCTGGACGACGGCTCCGGCATCCCCGCCGACGCGTTACCCCACCTATTCGACCGCTTCTACCGGGTCGACGGGGCGCGCTCCGTGCGCGGCAACGGCAGTGGGCTCGGACTGGCCATCGTCAACTGGATCGTCCAGCAGCACGGCGGGAGCGTCGAGGTTGAGTCGCGGATCGGGGAGGGTTCGGTCTTCACGGTCACGTTGCCCGCCCTCGACGTTCGCGCCACCAGCGACCTCACCGCCAACGTGCGGGCGACCCTCGTCGACAGCGTCATGACGCGCGTGCGGAACCAGCCGCAGTAA
- a CDS encoding response regulator transcription factor: MERKPLILIVEDEKEIAKFIDLELQAESYETVVSYDGVTGLSKFRELNPDLVVLDLMLPVLDGLEVARRIRKTSNTPIIILTAKDSVDDKVTGLDSGADDYLVKPFSIEELLARVRAHLRRVNPAVTGEVRVVDLVMNLDGREVFRDGRRIELSAKEFELLELFARNPGKVFNRFEIEEKVWPEYTGGSNVVDVYVGYLRRKLEQDGERRLVHTVRGVGYVLREE, from the coding sequence ATGGAACGCAAGCCGCTCATCTTGATAGTCGAGGACGAGAAGGAGATCGCCAAGTTCATTGACCTCGAGCTGCAGGCCGAGAGCTACGAGACGGTGGTCAGTTATGACGGGGTGACCGGACTGTCCAAGTTCCGGGAGCTCAACCCCGACCTGGTGGTTCTCGATCTGATGCTGCCGGTGTTGGACGGGCTCGAAGTAGCGCGGCGCATCCGCAAGACGAGCAACACGCCCATCATCATCCTGACGGCCAAGGACTCCGTAGACGACAAGGTTACGGGGCTCGATTCCGGAGCCGACGACTACCTGGTCAAGCCCTTCTCCATCGAGGAGCTGCTGGCGCGCGTTCGCGCCCACCTGCGGCGCGTCAACCCGGCCGTGACGGGCGAGGTGCGCGTGGTCGACCTGGTGATGAACCTGGACGGTCGCGAGGTGTTCCGTGACGGCCGGCGCATCGAGCTGTCGGCCAAGGAGTTCGAGCTGCTCGAACTGTTCGCCCGGAACCCCGGCAAGGTCTTCAACCGCTTCGAGATCGAGGAGAAGGTCTGGCCCGAGTACACCGGAGGCAGCAACGTGGTGGACGTCTACGTGGGTTACTTGCGGCGCAAACTCGAGCAAGATGGCGAGCGGCGCCTGGTGCACACGGTGCGCGGCGTCGGCTACGTGCTCCGCGAGGAATAG
- a CDS encoding S-ribosylhomocysteine lyase has translation MRDDLAAARLESFELDHDRVRAPYVRLAAKHTGEKGDVVTKFDLRLVQPNEAEIPTAALHTIEHLIAGYLRAALPEVEIVDASPMGCRTGFYLTVLGEPAEERVLEGFAAAMRAVAAHEGPVPGCSRKTCGNWRDHNLEGARAWAASVLEHEIIVQPTVTIGA, from the coding sequence GTGAGAGACGATCTTGCAGCAGCCAGACTCGAGAGTTTCGAGCTCGACCACGACCGCGTCCGGGCCCCCTACGTGCGCCTGGCGGCAAAGCACACGGGCGAGAAGGGCGACGTCGTTACGAAGTTCGACCTGCGCCTGGTGCAGCCTAACGAGGCCGAGATCCCGACCGCCGCGCTCCACACCATCGAGCACCTGATCGCCGGGTACTTGAGGGCAGCGCTACCCGAGGTGGAGATCGTGGACGCCAGCCCCATGGGCTGCCGAACCGGCTTCTACCTCACCGTCCTGGGCGAACCTGCGGAGGAGCGGGTGCTGGAGGGCTTCGCCGCAGCGATGCGCGCGGTCGCCGCGCACGAGGGGCCCGTGCCGGGGTGCTCCCGTAAGACGTGCGGCAACTGGCGCGATCACAACCTGGAGGGCGCACGGGCGTGGGCAGCCAGCGTGCTGGAGCACGAGATCATCGTGCAGCCCACCGTGACGATCGGTGCCTGA
- a CDS encoding NYN domain-containing protein: protein MERDSNGRAKAKERAEPAGQRRQTGLPRGVVPGERVAIFVDGSNLYNGMRENLRNTRVNLAELIQQLLRDRPLFRTYYYNAPLTEDYDEELREGQARFFDSLRRIPYVTVRFGKLHRRPDGSMVEKGIDVAIAVEALSLAYQNAYDTALIVSGDGDYVELVEAVKRLGKHVEAAMFRNQSAGSLLEHVDLFQNLDELDWSRIVF, encoded by the coding sequence ATGGAACGAGACAGCAACGGACGAGCAAAGGCGAAAGAGCGAGCCGAGCCGGCCGGCCAACGCCGCCAGACGGGGCTCCCGCGCGGCGTCGTGCCGGGCGAGCGCGTCGCCATCTTCGTCGACGGCAGCAACCTCTACAACGGCATGCGCGAGAACTTACGCAACACTCGCGTCAACCTGGCCGAGCTGATCCAGCAGCTCCTGCGCGACCGGCCCCTCTTCCGCACGTACTACTACAACGCGCCGCTGACCGAGGACTACGACGAGGAGCTCCGCGAGGGCCAGGCGCGCTTCTTCGACTCGCTGCGGCGCATCCCGTATGTCACCGTGCGGTTCGGCAAGCTTCACCGCCGGCCCGACGGCTCGATGGTCGAGAAGGGCATAGACGTCGCCATCGCCGTGGAGGCGCTGTCGCTGGCGTATCAGAACGCCTACGACACGGCGCTCATCGTCTCGGGAGACGGCGACTACGTCGAGCTCGTGGAGGCCGTGAAGCGCCTCGGGAAGCACGTCGAGGCCGCCATGTTCCGTAACCAGTCGGCAGGGTCACTCCTGGAGCACGTGGACCTGTTCCAGAACTTGGACGAGCTCGACTGGAGCAGGATCGTCTTCTAG
- a CDS encoding BMP family ABC transporter substrate-binding protein: MRKMIVLLAALLLTMGMAQDYVFGIVYDAGGKFDRSFNEGTWRGVERAQKELEAAGNEVEVIEFEGTPATAGEGQRRIALQGAELIVAPGFSQADAITAAAKEFPRTSFEIIDAVAEGDNVRSVLFKEQEGSFLVGYIAGTLTRTGIVGFVGGMDVPLIRAFDLGYQEGVKAACADCTIISNYVGVTPDAWNDPARAKELASTQNAQGADIIYAAAGASGNGVIDFVNEKQCFVPSGATRPTPIDAQLENIAKPAGYDAKCGGDAKPIFFIGVDSNQNPLGDTDSDPTTLNFGLTSMLKRVDVASYEAVMDVVNGTFTGGVVNLGLAEDGVDYAVDEYNSALLPTDLVEAVNDVKQKIIDGDIVVTDYRQQ; the protein is encoded by the coding sequence ATGCGCAAAATGATCGTTCTACTCGCAGCACTCCTGCTCACCATGGGCATGGCGCAAGATTACGTCTTCGGTATCGTCTACGACGCCGGCGGCAAGTTCGACCGGTCCTTCAACGAGGGCACGTGGCGCGGCGTCGAGCGCGCGCAGAAGGAACTCGAGGCCGCGGGCAACGAGGTCGAGGTCATCGAGTTCGAGGGTACCCCCGCCACCGCCGGCGAGGGCCAGCGCCGCATCGCGCTGCAGGGCGCCGAGCTCATCGTCGCGCCGGGCTTCTCGCAGGCCGACGCCATCACGGCCGCCGCGAAGGAGTTCCCGCGCACCTCGTTCGAGATCATCGACGCGGTCGCCGAAGGTGACAACGTCCGCAGCGTCCTCTTCAAGGAGCAGGAAGGCTCGTTCCTGGTCGGCTACATCGCCGGCACCCTCACCCGCACCGGCATCGTCGGCTTCGTGGGCGGCATGGACGTGCCCCTCATCCGCGCCTTCGACCTCGGTTACCAGGAGGGCGTCAAGGCCGCCTGCGCCGACTGCACCATCATCAGCAACTACGTCGGCGTCACGCCCGACGCCTGGAACGACCCGGCACGCGCCAAGGAACTCGCCAGCACCCAGAACGCCCAGGGCGCCGACATCATCTACGCGGCCGCCGGCGCTTCCGGTAACGGCGTGATCGACTTCGTCAACGAGAAGCAGTGCTTCGTCCCGAGCGGCGCCACGCGCCCCACCCCGATCGACGCCCAGCTCGAGAACATCGCCAAGCCGGCCGGTTACGACGCCAAGTGCGGCGGCGACGCCAAGCCGATCTTCTTCATCGGCGTCGACAGCAACCAGAACCCGCTCGGCGACACCGATTCCGACCCCACGACCCTCAACTTCGGCCTCACGAGCATGCTCAAGCGCGTCGACGTGGCCTCCTACGAGGCCGTCATGGACGTCGTCAACGGCACGTTCACGGGCGGCGTCGTCAACCTCGGCCTCGCCGAGGACGGTGTGGATTACGCGGTCGACGAGTACAACTCGGCCCTCCTCCCGACCGACCTCGTCGAAGCCGTCAACGACGTCAAGCAGAAGATCATCGACGGCGACATCGTCGTAACCGACTACCGCCAGCAGTAA
- the mraZ gene encoding division/cell wall cluster transcriptional repressor MraZ, producing the protein MPFGEYQYSVDDKGRVIVPPAFRDFVADGMIVTRGLDACLFVFPLTNWERIEQYLTTLPLTDPESRSFVRFFYSGAAKAKLDSAGRITLPPPLRKFARADGNVVVVGAPNRLEIWNEDLWLTSLDAVQENPPAPELLRELIG; encoded by the coding sequence ATGCCTTTCGGGGAGTACCAGTACAGCGTCGACGACAAGGGGCGCGTCATCGTCCCCCCGGCCTTCCGCGACTTCGTCGCGGACGGCATGATCGTCACGCGCGGCCTCGACGCCTGCCTCTTCGTGTTCCCTCTGACCAACTGGGAGCGCATCGAACAGTACCTGACCACCCTGCCCCTCACCGACCCCGAATCGCGCAGCTTCGTGCGCTTCTTCTATTCGGGCGCCGCGAAGGCCAAGCTCGACTCGGCCGGCCGCATCACCCTCCCTCCGCCACTGCGCAAGTTCGCCCGCGCCGACGGCAACGTCGTGGTGGTCGGCGCGCCCAACCGACTCGAGATCTGGAACGAGGACCTGTGGCTCACGAGCTTGGACGCCGTGCAGGAGAACCCCCCGGCTCCCGAGCTCCTGAGGGAGTTGATCGGATGA
- the rsmH gene encoding 16S rRNA (cytosine(1402)-N(4))-methyltransferase RsmH has protein sequence MSVATEQLHVKTPHVSVMAAQTWEGLALRQGAWCVDGTFGAGGHARLLLGRGVNVAAIDQDPAALDYATAIGAEALPGELRFAAGNFRDMEGLVAALGVDEVHGVLLDLGVSSMQLDEGDRGFAFRKDGPLDMRMGTEGPSAADVVNDYSFEDLAAIIFRFGEERHSRRVARRIVEGREASKITTTSRLAELVSSAYPPGPRREHPARRTFQALRIYVNDELGALQEGLEAAARLLEPAGRLVVLSYHSLEDRIVKQFLKDSPRMAPVHKRPLEPTPEEIEANPRARSAKLRVGEKVAP, from the coding sequence ATGAGCGTTGCCACCGAGCAGCTCCACGTGAAAACGCCGCACGTCAGCGTCATGGCCGCTCAGACCTGGGAGGGTCTCGCGCTGCGCCAGGGGGCCTGGTGCGTGGACGGCACCTTCGGGGCCGGCGGCCACGCGCGGCTCCTCCTTGGCCGCGGCGTGAACGTCGCCGCCATAGACCAAGACCCCGCGGCCCTCGATTACGCCACTGCCATCGGTGCAGAAGCGTTGCCCGGCGAACTGCGCTTCGCGGCGGGCAACTTCCGCGACATGGAGGGCCTGGTCGCCGCCCTTGGGGTCGACGAGGTCCATGGCGTGCTCCTCGACCTGGGCGTTTCGTCCATGCAGCTCGACGAGGGCGACCGCGGCTTCGCCTTCCGCAAGGACGGACCCCTCGACATGCGCATGGGGACCGAGGGCCCGAGCGCCGCGGACGTGGTGAACGACTACTCCTTCGAGGACCTGGCGGCCATCATCTTCCGCTTCGGCGAGGAACGCCACAGCCGCCGGGTGGCCAGGCGCATAGTCGAGGGCCGCGAGGCGTCCAAGATCACCACGACCAGCCGGCTGGCCGAGCTCGTGAGTTCGGCCTACCCCCCCGGCCCCCGGCGCGAGCACCCGGCAAGGCGCACCTTCCAGGCGTTACGGATCTACGTCAACGACGAGCTCGGGGCCCTACAGGAGGGCCTCGAGGCGGCGGCCCGGCTGCTGGAGCCGGCGGGCCGCCTCGTCGTTCTCTCGTACCACTCCCTCGAGGACCGCATCGTCAAGCAGTTCCTCAAGGACTCGCCTCGCATGGCGCCGGTTCACAAGCGGCCACTGGAGCCCACCCCCGAAGAGATCGAGGCCAACCCCCGCGCGCGCAGCGCGAAGCTCCGCGTTGGCGAGAAGGTCGCGCCATGA
- a CDS encoding penicillin-binding protein 2: protein MALTTPTGATPATFPRSGGSHAWNDHADPAKLRTGASRKAAAAPAPLRFKRVWFLLPGTLLPLLAAFVGFLLQQRGFTDLPPMPTEPIVRGRLLAGDGSVLAEGSALERTYPQGGLAAPILGFTGALQPDGRYGLEGVEYTLDSVLATGQDVRLTIDPVLQATTEAHLAAAAAQHSAESGAAVVLEVGTGRVLAAASYPSYDPNDWQSASRTQMLNRPFQQVYEPGSVIKPLVVAGLLQSGLLSPDELIEAPMTLRVGTKTFRDVARHDALLGVPDVLAYSSNSAMIHLGSRFQPAQLHDWFWRFGLGHDLDQQSIPSRTGIVNDWTRWVPQDQASNSIGQNVSLTPLQLAAAYSVFANDGIYVPPSMVEGEQLPAPHRVLAPEVAQGVRSMLAHVMDTGGLRQARIPGVNSGGKTGTADVYDAAAGTYLPDDYALTFAGMFPIEKPEVVMVVMLMKPEAKSTSTYVAAPIFRAVGSEVVAHWGVAPKVEAVASAP, encoded by the coding sequence ATGGCGCTGACGACCCCCACCGGAGCGACTCCCGCCACCTTTCCCCGGTCCGGCGGCTCCCACGCCTGGAACGACCACGCCGACCCGGCGAAGCTCCGCACCGGCGCCTCGCGCAAGGCCGCCGCTGCCCCGGCACCGCTCAGGTTCAAGCGCGTCTGGTTCCTCTTGCCCGGCACGCTGCTCCCCCTGCTGGCGGCCTTCGTGGGCTTCCTGTTACAGCAACGCGGCTTCACGGACCTGCCGCCCATGCCCACGGAGCCGATCGTGCGCGGCAGGCTACTGGCGGGCGACGGCAGCGTGCTGGCCGAAGGCAGCGCGCTGGAACGCACTTACCCACAGGGCGGCCTGGCGGCGCCGATCCTCGGCTTCACGGGCGCCCTGCAGCCCGACGGCCGCTACGGCCTCGAAGGCGTGGAGTACACCCTCGACAGCGTCTTGGCCACGGGCCAGGACGTTAGGCTCACCATCGACCCAGTCCTGCAAGCCACGACCGAGGCCCACCTGGCGGCCGCGGCCGCCCAGCACTCCGCCGAGAGCGGCGCCGCCGTGGTGCTCGAGGTCGGTACGGGGCGCGTGCTCGCCGCCGCCAGCTACCCGAGCTACGACCCCAACGACTGGCAGTCGGCGAGCCGCACACAGATGCTCAACCGCCCATTCCAGCAGGTGTACGAACCCGGTTCCGTCATCAAGCCCCTGGTGGTGGCGGGCCTGCTCCAATCGGGGCTGCTGTCACCGGACGAACTAATCGAGGCGCCCATGACCCTGCGCGTGGGCACCAAGACGTTCCGCGACGTTGCCCGCCACGACGCGCTCCTGGGCGTGCCCGACGTGCTCGCGTACTCCAGCAACTCGGCGATGATCCACCTGGGGTCGCGCTTCCAGCCCGCCCAGCTTCACGACTGGTTCTGGCGCTTCGGCCTGGGCCACGATCTGGACCAGCAGAGCATCCCGAGCCGCACGGGCATCGTCAACGACTGGACTCGCTGGGTGCCCCAGGACCAGGCGTCGAACAGCATCGGCCAGAACGTCTCCCTCACGCCGCTGCAGCTCGCGGCCGCGTACAGCGTCTTCGCCAACGACGGCATCTACGTGCCGCCGAGCATGGTCGAAGGGGAGCAGTTGCCTGCCCCGCACCGCGTTCTGGCGCCCGAGGTGGCACAGGGCGTCCGCAGCATGCTTGCTCACGTGATGGACACGGGGGGCCTGCGTCAGGCGCGGATCCCCGGCGTCAACTCCGGTGGGAAGACCGGCACCGCCGACGTCTACGACGCCGCCGCCGGCACCTACCTGCCGGACGACTACGCGCTGACGTTCGCCGGGATGTTCCCGATCGAGAAGCCCGAGGTCGTCATGGTCGTCATGCTCATGAAGCCCGAGGCGAAGAGCACCAGCACCTACGTCGCGGCACCGATCTTCCGCGCTGTCGGCAGTGAGGTGGTGGCGCACTGGGGCGTTGCGCCGAAGGTCGAGGCCGTGGCGAGCGCCCCCTGA
- the murF gene encoding UDP-N-acetylmuramoyl-tripeptide--D-alanyl-D-alanine ligase — MPLLSVRALVRLLNTVEPVEELPDATGIAFDSRSVRPGDAFFALPGASGHGIDFAGSALERGAAFVVSDRPHRRGLLVDDARGALLALGRAARERLSAPVIAVSGSAGKTSTKAMLAAALQARTTPGNLNTHFALARLLVDAALEDEETPSGGAPLVLELGIDHPGEMAELVDLTRPDHAALTAIAASHLSALGDVAGVAREKTLLLDRTPGVTVAAADAAAYLGKETLERTVVVSVGRGDKALPAGARASVVGVSAPLADGALLTWEAGGERASATLPWPGRAMAQNALIALTMARELGVTTAAAVERVRQARLEPGRLERLRLQGVTLLDDSYNSNPASLEEALAVLREAPAPRAAFLADMLELGTQERGAHLRAGELSRGIDLVVAVGRASAALLETNPEAVRAVDALAASDLLGRVPKGATVLVKGSRSMGMERLAAAIKERAARGTWATTEATAEAAAVEPC; from the coding sequence ATGCCGCTCCTGAGTGTTCGCGCGCTTGTGAGGCTCCTGAACACGGTCGAGCCCGTCGAGGAGCTGCCCGACGCCACCGGCATCGCCTTCGACAGCCGCTCGGTCCGACCCGGCGACGCCTTCTTCGCGCTCCCAGGCGCCAGCGGTCATGGCATCGACTTCGCCGGCTCGGCCCTCGAACGGGGCGCAGCCTTCGTCGTGTCGGACCGCCCCCACCGGCGCGGGTTGCTCGTCGACGATGCCCGCGGGGCCCTCCTCGCCCTCGGGCGCGCCGCCCGCGAACGCCTGAGCGCGCCCGTCATCGCGGTCAGCGGCTCCGCCGGCAAGACCAGCACCAAGGCGATGCTTGCCGCCGCGCTCCAGGCCAGGACCACGCCCGGCAACCTCAACACCCACTTCGCCCTCGCACGCCTGCTGGTGGACGCGGCGCTCGAGGACGAGGAGACGCCGAGCGGCGGCGCGCCCCTCGTCCTCGAACTCGGCATCGACCACCCCGGCGAGATGGCTGAGCTGGTCGACCTCACGCGGCCCGACCACGCGGCGCTCACCGCCATCGCCGCCAGCCACCTGAGCGCCCTCGGCGACGTGGCGGGCGTCGCGCGCGAGAAGACCCTGCTCCTCGACCGCACCCCCGGCGTGACGGTAGCCGCGGCCGACGCCGCCGCCTACCTCGGCAAGGAGACGCTGGAGCGAACCGTGGTCGTCAGCGTGGGGCGCGGCGACAAGGCGCTGCCCGCCGGCGCGAGGGCGAGCGTCGTGGGCGTCAGCGCACCGCTAGCCGACGGCGCCCTGCTCACCTGGGAGGCCGGCGGCGAGCGCGCGTCCGCCACCCTCCCCTGGCCCGGGCGCGCCATGGCGCAGAACGCCCTGATCGCCCTCACCATGGCCCGCGAGCTGGGCGTCACCACGGCAGCGGCCGTGGAGCGCGTGCGCCAGGCGCGCCTCGAGCCCGGCAGGCTGGAACGCCTGCGCCTGCAGGGCGTCACGCTGCTGGACGACTCCTACAACTCCAACCCCGCGTCCCTCGAGGAGGCGCTGGCAGTGCTGCGGGAAGCGCCCGCCCCCCGCGCCGCGTTCCTGGCCGACATGCTCGAACTGGGCACCCAGGAGCGAGGCGCCCACCTGCGCGCCGGTGAGCTCAGCCGCGGCATCGACCTCGTGGTCGCCGTGGGGCGGGCCAGCGCCGCCCTGCTTGAAACGAACCCCGAGGCCGTCCGCGCCGTCGACGCCCTCGCGGCTTCGGACCTGCTGGGCCGGGTTCCCAAAGGCGCCACGGTGCTGGTGAAGGGTTCCAGGTCGATGGGCATGGAGCGCCTCGCTGCCGCGATAAAGGAACGCGCGGCGCGTGGGACCTGGGCCACTACCGAGGCCACGGCCGAGGCCGCGGCGGTGGAACCGTGCTGA
- a CDS encoding phospho-N-acetylmuramoyl-pentapeptide-transferase, translated as MLSLLVAGAASLVFTGVFVQLAKHAGWGKAIRPQGPQSHLGKSGTPTMAGVAFLAATVLVWAAFGGLASGSETALVLLVIGSGLLGLFDDWLGLARKRRAALGQSTEDGGGLGARYRLIVQGLLAVAFSWWAVSTGAALLGVGWLDVIAFALVIVGAINAFNFTDGLDGLAAGVTAIVLLFFIGSPLAAALLGALLGFLWYNGHPARTIMGGVGAEALGAAVAGLAILQGTVWYLPLVAAIPVLEVLSVIVQVSYFRRTGGKRLLRMSPLHHHFELSGWSETRVVTRFYLVTAFCVALALAIRQVPA; from the coding sequence GTGCTGAGCCTCCTGGTGGCGGGCGCCGCCAGCCTAGTGTTCACGGGCGTCTTCGTGCAGCTTGCGAAGCACGCGGGCTGGGGCAAGGCCATAAGGCCCCAGGGGCCCCAGAGCCACCTCGGGAAGTCCGGCACCCCGACCATGGCCGGGGTGGCGTTCCTCGCCGCCACCGTACTCGTGTGGGCGGCGTTCGGCGGCCTCGCATCGGGCAGTGAGACCGCGCTCGTGCTGCTCGTGATCGGGTCGGGCCTCTTGGGGCTCTTCGACGACTGGCTGGGCCTCGCGCGCAAGCGCCGCGCGGCGCTGGGACAATCGACCGAAGACGGTGGGGGCCTTGGCGCGCGCTACCGGCTGATCGTCCAGGGACTGCTGGCCGTTGCGTTCTCGTGGTGGGCCGTAAGCACGGGAGCCGCGCTCCTGGGCGTGGGCTGGCTCGACGTCATAGCGTTCGCCCTGGTAATCGTCGGCGCCATCAACGCCTTCAACTTCACCGACGGGCTCGACGGGTTGGCTGCCGGCGTCACCGCCATCGTGCTCCTCTTCTTCATCGGGTCGCCGCTCGCCGCCGCCCTGCTGGGGGCGCTGCTCGGGTTCCTCTGGTACAACGGCCACCCGGCGCGCACCATCATGGGCGGGGTGGGCGCCGAGGCGCTGGGTGCCGCCGTGGCGGGCCTGGCCATCTTGCAGGGCACCGTCTGGTACCTGCCCCTCGTGGCGGCCATCCCCGTGCTCGAAGTCCTCTCCGTGATCGTCCAGGTCAGCTACTTCCGCCGCACCGGCGGCAAGCGCCTCCTGCGCATGAGCCCCCTGCATCACCACTTCGAGCTGAGCGGCTGGAGCGAGACGCGCGTGGTCACGCGCTTCTACCTCGTCACGGCGTTCTGCGTCGCCCTCGCCCTCGCCATCCGCCAGGTGCCCGCGTGA